One region of Quercus lobata isolate SW786 chromosome 2, ValleyOak3.0 Primary Assembly, whole genome shotgun sequence genomic DNA includes:
- the LOC115974794 gene encoding zinc finger protein CONSTANS-LIKE 4, whose amino-acid sequence MASKLCDSCKSATATIFCRADSAFLCVGCDSKIHAANKLASRHARVWVCEVCEQAPAHVTCKADAAALCVTCDRDIHSANPLARRHERVPVTPFYESATVKAGAVNFLEERYFSDVEGEADVSREEAEAASWLLPNPNNKVMESTDLNTGQFLLPEVDPYMDLEYGPVDPKLEAQEQNSSGTDGVVPVQSKNVQPPLINDHCFDMDFSASKPYSYGYNTQCVSQSVSSSSHDVGVVPDGSTVTEISDSYNKPTTDSANRAVQISAADREARVLRYREKRKNRKFEKTIRYASRKAYAETRPRIKGRFAKRTDVEVDVERIYGYGVVPSF is encoded by the exons ATGGCATCTAAGCTTTGCGACTCGTGCAAATCGGCAACTGCGACTATCTTCTGCCGAGCTGACTCGGCGTTCCTCTGCGTAGGCTGCGACTCCAAAATCCACGCGGCCAACAAGCTCGCGTCGCGTCACGCGCGTGTGTGGGTCTGTGAGGTCTGCGAGCAAGCTCCGGCACACGTCACGTGCAAAGCTGACGCCGCTGCTCTCTGCGTCACGTGCGACCGTGACATCCACTCCGCTAACCCACTCGCACGCCGCCACGAGCGCGTTCCCGTCACTCCGTTCTACGAATCCGCCACCGTCAAGGCTGGCGCCGTTAACTTCCTAGAAGAACGTTACTTCTCCGACGTGGAAGGAGAAGCTGACGTCAGCAGGGAAGAGGCCGAAGCTGCTTCTTGGTTGCTTCCGAACCCGAATAACAAGGTTATGGAGAGTACGGATCTGAATACGGGTCAGTTTCTGTTACCGGAAGTGGATCCGTATATGGATCTGGAATACGGGCCGGTGGATCCGAAATTGGAAGCTCAGGAGCAAAACAGTTCTGGTACTGATGGAGTAGTACCAGTACAGAGCAAGAATGTTCAACCTCCATTGATTAACGACCACTGCTTCGACATGGATTTCTCAGCCTCCAAACCTTACTCCTATGGCTACAACACTCAGTGCGTTAGCCAGAGT GTGTCTTCTTCGTCCCACGATGTCGGTGTAGTTCCAGATGGAAGCACCGTGACGGAAATATCCGATTCTTATAATAAGCCGACAACAGACTCGGCGAATCGAGCGGTTCAGATCTCGGCGGCGGATCGGGAAGCGAGGGTTTTGAGGTAcagagagaagaggaagaacCGAAAGTTCGAGAAGACGATCCGATACGCTTCGCGAAAAGCCTACGCAGAGACGAGGCCGCGAATCAAAGGAAGGTTCGCAAAGCGTACGGACGTCGAGGTCGATGTTGAACGTATCTATGGATACGGCGTCGTTCCGTCGTTTTGA